One region of Flavobacterium pisciphilum genomic DNA includes:
- a CDS encoding LytTR family DNA-binding domain-containing protein: MKELNPSIKNHLIVGILISLWVFVFAFIIKPFDDGTLNFRSWFLISLGFSLVAFLCYTILAVLQKKIYEKIAKWSIGLEIASIAFFYLIYLIGIYGYYKSPILKGGYSFTEFFSIIFIKVALVLTPVVVLARRYLIKLIPIKDDFLIFKGENKLDILKIKKADLVCISNAQNYVEIFYTENNVLRSKLIRSSLKKVQQDFDFLVQIHRSHLINPIHFKSWRNPNTIILTQIELPVAKNYKEALLSL; encoded by the coding sequence ATGAAAGAATTAAATCCATCAATAAAGAACCATTTAATAGTTGGTATTCTAATTAGTTTATGGGTTTTTGTTTTTGCATTTATTATAAAACCTTTTGATGATGGGACTTTAAATTTTAGATCTTGGTTTTTAATAAGTTTAGGCTTTAGTCTGGTAGCGTTTTTGTGTTACACTATTCTTGCTGTCCTTCAGAAAAAGATTTATGAAAAAATAGCAAAGTGGAGTATTGGTTTGGAAATAGCTAGTATTGCCTTTTTTTATTTAATCTATTTGATTGGAATTTATGGATATTATAAAAGCCCGATTTTGAAGGGAGGATATAGTTTTACAGAATTTTTTTCGATAATATTTATTAAAGTTGCTTTGGTTTTGACACCAGTAGTTGTTCTAGCGAGAAGATATTTGATTAAACTTATTCCGATAAAAGATGATTTTTTGATATTTAAGGGAGAAAATAAATTAGATATTCTGAAAATTAAAAAAGCAGATTTAGTTTGTATCTCTAATGCTCAAAATTATGTGGAGATTTTTTATACAGAAAATAATGTGCTCCGTTCAAAATTAATTCGTTCTTCACTCAAAAAAGTTCAACAAGATTTTGATTTTTTAGTCCAGATACATCGTTCACATCTAATAAATCCAATTCATTTTAAGTCTTGGAGAAACCCAAACACTATTATTCTTACTCAAATAGAGCTTCCAGTTGCAAAAAACTATAAAGAAGCTTTATTGTCATTATAA
- a CDS encoding polymer-forming cytoskeletal protein yields the protein MNELGFKLITIKEVKIKYPFLIEREGFDYFDEWDDQDFFIVANGDVNFEGNFYLDLYEDKEKKWLANLLNLSLKGIDAIRIEGVLINGNLSTTGTIINAEGDYGPYVFITGNVTCQSILLGGSYVEMKGNVTAQEVVMTSYNHGNFKCEGLIDAPVFIVEDHYTIFAERKNNLFYYNDRAGDFDTENECEYDEVSGEDIISIELRKHFDNPLIETFEELKRELEFGELILKQNNPPVKSYEYWHKRVLSNYRDLKLVPKQFKTEELCNLALNITYHALSFIDENLITFEFCDKLVGKDGFAIQVIPDEFMTKELCFKAAEKGTMLRLIPEDYYSEELILLVFKNGKHQPDINDVPSEFITERLLKEYVKIGKGLWLDKACKENEIDKLSVLKQVINSGIEYLDTVFGNHCSKEVVDYAASIYKNEEYKEEWNSYVLKYKVKFERLGLNY from the coding sequence ATGAATGAATTAGGTTTTAAGTTAATTACAATAAAAGAGGTTAAAATAAAATATCCTTTTCTGATAGAGCGAGAAGGGTTTGATTATTTTGATGAATGGGATGATCAGGATTTTTTTATTGTAGCAAATGGAGATGTAAACTTTGAAGGTAACTTTTATTTAGATCTTTATGAAGATAAAGAGAAAAAATGGCTGGCTAATTTATTGAATCTATCATTAAAAGGAATTGATGCAATAAGAATTGAGGGCGTTTTAATAAATGGAAATTTATCAACAACAGGAACTATTATAAATGCTGAGGGTGATTATGGACCGTATGTTTTTATTACAGGAAACGTTACTTGTCAAAGTATCTTATTAGGAGGTTCGTATGTAGAGATGAAAGGCAATGTTACGGCTCAGGAAGTAGTTATGACCTCTTATAATCATGGTAATTTTAAATGCGAAGGACTAATTGATGCTCCTGTTTTTATAGTCGAAGATCATTATACAATATTTGCGGAGCGTAAAAACAACCTATTTTATTATAATGACAGAGCAGGTGATTTTGATACCGAAAACGAATGTGAATACGATGAAGTTTCAGGAGAAGATATTATCTCGATAGAATTGCGTAAACATTTTGATAACCCATTAATAGAGACTTTTGAAGAATTAAAACGGGAATTAGAATTTGGAGAATTGATTTTAAAACAAAATAATCCTCCTGTTAAAAGTTATGAATATTGGCATAAAAGAGTATTGTCAAATTATAGAGACCTTAAATTGGTTCCGAAACAATTTAAAACCGAGGAGCTTTGTAATCTGGCGTTAAATATTACCTATCATGCTTTGTCATTTATTGATGAGAACTTGATAACTTTTGAATTCTGCGATAAATTAGTTGGCAAAGATGGTTTTGCAATTCAAGTTATTCCAGATGAATTTATGACAAAAGAACTTTGTTTTAAAGCTGCTGAAAAAGGAACGATGTTAAGGTTAATTCCGGAAGATTATTATTCTGAAGAATTGATTTTGTTAGTTTTTAAGAATGGAAAACATCAACCAGATATTAATGATGTTCCTTCGGAGTTTATTACTGAAAGGTTGCTCAAAGAATATGTGAAAATTGGAAAAGGATTATGGCTTGATAAGGCTTGTAAAGAAAATGAAATAGATAAATTATCTGTTTTGAAACAAGTAATCAATTCAGGGATAGAATATTTAGATACTGTTTTCGGTAATCATTGCAGTAAAGAAGTCGTGGATTATGCTGCATCTATTTATAAGAATGAAGAGTATAAAGAAGAATGGAATAGCTATGTCTTAAAATATAAAGTTAAATTTGAACGTCTTGGCTTGAATTATTAA